One Pseudoalteromonas undina genomic region harbors:
- a CDS encoding aldehyde dehydrogenase family protein: MIYANPGTADALITFKQQYGNYIGGEWVEPVNGQYFENISPVNGKVFCKIPRSDKDDINLALDKAHAVKTQWGTTSVTERSNILLKIADRIEQNLELLAVAETWDNGKAIRETLAADIPLAADHFRYFAGCLRAQDGSIGEIDETTVAYHFHEPLGVVGQIIPWNFPILMAAWKLAPALAAGNCVVLKPAEQTPASILVLMEIIGDLLPGGVLNVVNGFGKEAGEALATNTRIAKIAFTGSTPVGSHILKCAAENIIPSTVELGGKSPNIFFNDVMEKDDSYLDKAIEGAILAYFNQGEVCTCPSRLFIQEDIYEQFIERILKRTKQIKRGNPLDSETMVGAQASKAQFDKILSYIDIGKQEGAEVLSGGHVEQLSDELNGGYYIQPTLLKGTNDMRVFQEEIFGPVISMSTFKDEAEALELANSSEFGLGAGVWSRNMNRAYHFGRKIEAGRVWTNCYHMYPAHAAFGGYKKSGIGRETHKLALDHYQQTKNLLVSYSEDPLGFF; the protein is encoded by the coding sequence ATGATTTACGCAAATCCAGGCACAGCAGACGCACTCATCACATTTAAACAGCAGTATGGTAACTATATTGGCGGCGAGTGGGTTGAACCCGTTAATGGTCAATACTTTGAGAATATTAGCCCTGTAAATGGCAAAGTGTTTTGTAAAATTCCCCGCTCTGACAAAGACGATATTAATTTGGCGCTTGATAAAGCGCATGCCGTAAAAACGCAGTGGGGCACCACCTCAGTTACCGAGCGCAGTAATATTTTATTAAAAATTGCTGATCGCATTGAACAAAATCTAGAGCTACTTGCAGTGGCCGAAACATGGGATAACGGTAAAGCCATTCGCGAAACCCTCGCCGCGGATATTCCACTTGCTGCGGACCACTTTCGTTACTTTGCCGGTTGCTTGCGTGCTCAAGATGGCAGTATTGGTGAAATAGACGAAACCACGGTGGCGTATCATTTTCATGAACCATTAGGTGTTGTAGGGCAAATTATTCCGTGGAACTTTCCAATTTTAATGGCTGCATGGAAACTAGCACCTGCACTTGCAGCTGGTAACTGTGTGGTACTTAAACCTGCTGAGCAAACACCCGCCTCAATATTAGTATTAATGGAAATTATTGGTGATTTACTACCCGGCGGCGTGCTAAACGTAGTAAATGGCTTTGGTAAAGAAGCCGGTGAAGCACTGGCAACTAATACGCGTATAGCTAAAATTGCCTTTACAGGCTCAACCCCTGTGGGTTCACATATTTTAAAATGCGCAGCTGAAAATATTATTCCTTCAACGGTAGAACTTGGGGGAAAATCACCTAATATCTTCTTTAACGATGTTATGGAAAAAGACGACTCATACCTAGATAAAGCAATTGAGGGCGCTATTCTTGCCTACTTTAACCAAGGTGAAGTATGTACTTGTCCATCACGCTTGTTCATTCAAGAAGATATTTATGAGCAATTTATAGAACGCATTTTAAAACGTACCAAGCAAATTAAACGCGGTAACCCGCTAGACAGCGAAACCATGGTAGGTGCGCAAGCCTCTAAAGCACAGTTTGATAAAATTTTAAGTTACATAGATATTGGCAAACAAGAAGGTGCTGAAGTACTCAGTGGCGGTCATGTTGAGCAACTTAGCGATGAGCTAAATGGTGGCTATTACATTCAACCTACTTTATTAAAAGGCACTAACGATATGCGCGTGTTCCAAGAAGAAATTTTTGGCCCCGTTATTTCAATGTCGACCTTTAAAGACGAAGCCGAAGCGCTCGAATTGGCTAACAGCTCAGAATTTGGTTTAGGCGCAGGTGTATGGAGCCGTAATATGAACCGCGCTTATCACTTTGGTCGCAAAATAGAAGCCGGTCGCGTATGGACCAACTGTTACCATATGTACCCAGCACACGCTGCGTTTGGCGGTTATAAAAAGTCTGGTATAGGCCGCGAAACGCACAAACTCGCGCTCGATCATTACCAACAAACTAAAAACTTATTAGTAAGTTACAGCGAAGATCCCCTTGGCTTCTTTTAA
- a CDS encoding DUF998 domain-containing protein gives MFETIAIYSGLIATLWIFIGVYVASRFYKGYSHSKQFCSELGATGSPTEKLSPLINNYPLGFLFCFFGWYLAQLANVSILVNIAGWLVIVHGIGTWVAGYFPMDADPFTKHPTFSCKVHSWAGFIMLLSLVVAPILIAISPTTEVISLYFRVFSIVSVIATVYYLFAMAKAIKLQSKPGTYQRISYGIQLSWLSVFSIALI, from the coding sequence ATGTTTGAAACGATTGCGATTTATTCAGGGTTAATAGCCACATTATGGATATTCATTGGTGTTTATGTAGCAAGTCGGTTTTATAAAGGTTACAGCCATTCTAAACAATTTTGTAGTGAATTAGGTGCAACAGGAAGCCCAACTGAAAAACTGTCACCGCTAATTAATAATTATCCTTTAGGTTTTCTATTTTGCTTTTTTGGCTGGTATTTGGCGCAATTGGCTAATGTTTCTATATTGGTTAATATCGCTGGTTGGTTAGTTATAGTGCATGGTATTGGTACCTGGGTTGCGGGTTATTTTCCTATGGATGCTGACCCATTTACTAAACATCCAACTTTTAGCTGCAAGGTACATTCTTGGGCTGGTTTTATTATGTTACTTTCGTTGGTTGTAGCACCAATATTAATAGCTATTAGTCCAACCACAGAAGTTATCTCTCTATACTTTCGTGTTTTTTCAATTGTTTCTGTTATCGCTACAGTTTATTATCTGTTTGCTATGGCTAAAGCAATAAAACTACAAAGTAAACCTGGTACCTATCAACGTATCTCTTATGGTATTCAATTAAGTTGGTTAAGTGTTTTTTCAATAGCATTAATTTAA
- a CDS encoding GNAT family N-acetyltransferase — protein sequence MNICETQRLLIRQFSIDDVPALSKILSDDEVMKYSIRGVCDEAATGEFIKWCLQCYDSYDLGPWALIDKNSDLLIGFCGISPQSVAGNEEPNLGYRLAVDFWNKGLACEAAKSVLKYVFTQTTHQSVVVIIEPEHIASLRVAKKIGFTDYSNHEFHGRAVQLYRLTKAQWNEWTSLDVAYVAT from the coding sequence GTGAACATTTGTGAAACCCAAAGATTGCTTATTCGGCAGTTTTCAATTGATGATGTGCCGGCATTAAGTAAAATTCTTAGTGACGATGAAGTGATGAAATACTCAATTCGTGGTGTGTGCGATGAAGCCGCAACTGGTGAATTTATAAAGTGGTGTTTACAATGCTACGATTCATATGATTTGGGCCCATGGGCACTAATAGATAAAAACAGCGATTTATTGATTGGATTTTGTGGTATTTCCCCACAAAGTGTTGCGGGGAACGAAGAGCCTAATTTAGGGTATCGATTAGCGGTCGATTTTTGGAATAAAGGCTTAGCCTGCGAAGCGGCTAAAAGTGTTTTAAAGTATGTGTTTACTCAAACTACTCATCAATCCGTTGTTGTTATTATTGAACCTGAGCATATTGCGTCATTGAGAGTAGCAAAGAAAATTGGCTTTACAGATTATAGCAATCATGAATTTCACGGTCGTGCCGTACAGTTATATCGATTAACAAAGGCGCAGTGGAATGAATGGACTTCTTTAGATGTTGCTTATGTAGCTACCTAA